The following DNA comes from Streptomyces sp. NBC_00273.
TTCGTCGGACACTCGGGCGTCGGCAAGACCACCCTGGTGAACTCGCTGGTCGCCGAGGGCCGCCAGCGCGCCACCGGTCACGTCAACGCGGTGACCGGCCGCGGCCGGCACACCACCACCTCGGCACTCGCGCTGCCGCTGCCGAGCGGCGACGGCTGGGTCATCGACACCCCGGGCGTGCGCTCCTTCGGCCTGCACCACGTGGACCCGTCCCGAGTGATCCTGGCCTTCCCGGACCTGGTGCCGGGCACCGAGGAATGCCCGCGCGCGTGCAGCCACGACGAGCCGGACTGCGCGCTCGACAGATGGGTGGAGGACGGCCACGCGGACCCGGCGCGGCTGTATTCGCTGCGCCGACTGCTGGAGACGCGCGAGCGGCGCGAGGGCGACTGACCGTCCGGCGGCGGTGCGGCCGCGTTTGTCGAGGGCCCTGTCTGGATAAATGCATAATCGCACCAAGTGACGTGATGTCACGTGACGCGGGGAGGCATTCGACATGGCGTGGCTGCTGGTCGTGGTCGCGGGACTCCTGGAGACCGGTTTTGCGGTCTGTCTCAAGCTCTCCCACGGATTCACCCGGCTGTGGCCGACCGTCGCCTTCGCCTGCTTCGCGCTCGGCAGCTTCGGTCTGCTGACCCTGGCGCTCAAGAAGCTGGACGTGGGGCCGGCGTACGCGGTGTGGACGGGCATCGGCGCCGCCGGTACGGCGATCTACGGCATGGTCTTCCTCGGCGACCTGGTCTCCACCCTCAAACTCGTCTCGATCTCGCTGGTCATCCTGGGCGTCATCGGGCTCCAGTTGTCCGGGTCGGCGCACTGAGCAGCCTGCGCAGCTCGCCCGGCCCCGGCTCCTCCCCCGGGGCGATCACGTAGGAGAGGGCGAGGCGCACGGCGAGTTCGCAGCGCTGCGGGCCCTCCCCCGGAGTCAGCGCGGCGGCGGCCCGGTCCCGGACGGCCCGGGCCAGCTCGCCGGGCCCGGGTGCGCGGCCGCCCGCCGCGGGCAGGCCCGCGTCCCAGGCACCGGTGAGCAGGGCCCGTACGAGGGGCTGCGCACGGGCAGCCCGTACGATCCACTCCGCGACGGCGGCGAGTCGCTCGGCGGCCTGGGCCGGAGCGGACAGGGCCCGGTCGACCCCGTCGAGGTAGCGGTCGGCCTCGCGGCGCACCAGGGCGCGGCCCAGGCCGGCCTTGCCGCCGAACTCGTTGTAGAGGGTCTGCCGGGACACCCCCGCCGCGGCGGCCACGTCGACCATGCGCACGTCCGGCCAGGGGCGCGCCGAGAGCGCCGCTCCCGCCGCCTCCAGCAGGGACTCCCGGGCTGCCGGCATCCGCGCCTCCCCGTTCGGCTCTCTCCGGTCAGAGTTGACGGGCCGCCAGATCCTGTCAAGGGCGCGTCGGGGCCGCACTGTGGACAGCGTTGGTCGGGCTCCGGGAGTCTCGATACTGTTCGGGCATGCCCGAGTATGACGATGACCTGCGCCTTGCCCTCGAACTCGCCGATGCGGCGGACGCCGCCACGATGGAGCGCTTCCGAGCCCTCGACCTGCAGGTCGAGACGAAGCCGGACATGACCCCGGTGAGCGAGGCGGACAAGGCGGCCGAGGAGATCGTCCGGGCCGGGATCACGGCCGCGCGGCCGGACGACGCCATCCTGGGCGAGGAGTACGGGCTCAAGGGCAGCGGTCCGCGCCGCTGGGTGGTGGACCCGATCGACGGCACGAAGAACTACGTGCGCGGGGTCCCCGTCTGGGCGACCCTGATCTCCCTGATGGCCCAGGACCCCGACGGCGAGTTCCGTCCGGTGGTCGGCGTGGTGTCCGCGCCGGCGCTGGGTCGCCGCTGGTGGGCGACCAGGGGCGGGGGCGCGTACGCGGGCGGCGCGCTCGGCGAGACCAGTGCCATCGGCGTGTCCAAGGTGGGCGGGCTGGGCGACGCCTCGTTCGCGTACTCCTCCCTGAGCGGCTGGGAGGAGCAGGGCCGGCTGGCCGGGTTCCTGGACCTGACCCGGGCGTGCTGGCGGACCCGCGGCTACGGGGACTTCTGGCCGTACATGATGGTCGCGGAGGGCTCGCTGGACCTGTGCGCCGAGCCCGAACTCAACCTCTGGGACATGGCGGCCATCGCGGTCGTGGTCCAGGAGGCGGGCGGCCGCTTCACCAGCCTGGACGGCGTGGACGGGGTGCACGGCGGGAACGCCGCGGCCTCGAACGGACTGCTCCACGAGGAGATGCTGGACCTGCTGCGTCCGCGCGCCTGAGCCGCCGCGCGCTGTTCGCGCTCCGCCCCGCGCCTTCTTGTCGGCCCTGCGGGTCCATGGGAATCTGATACTCCCCACGCTTGTGCGCTTGTGAACCGTTTCTCTTGAGGCGGCTCCGCGGGCGCACCCACCCAGGCGGGGGGACTCACCCCAGGAGGTGGCTCTCTTCATGCTCGTCCGTGACGCCATGAGCACCGTGATCCTCACCCTCGGACCCGCACACACCCTCCGACAAGCGGCCTGCCTGATGTCCGGCCGGCGCGTCGGCGCGGCCGTCGTCCTCGACCCCGACCACAGCGGAATCGGCATCCTGACCGAGCGCGACATCCTCAACTCGATCGGCGCGGGACACGACCCGGACCGGGAGTCCGTGGGCGCGCACACCACCAACAACGTCGTGTTCTGCACCCCTGAAGCCACCGTGCAGGAAGCCGCCGAGGCCATGGCCCACGGCGGCTTCAGGCACCTGATCGTGCTGGAGCACGGCGGACCCGTCGGCATCGTGTCCGTGCGCGACGTCATCCGCTGCTGGGTCCCGGCACGGCGCACGGTCGCCGCGTGAAACGACGCCGGGCCGCAAGTCCTCCGAGGAGGGCTGCGGCCCGGCGTCCTGCTACGGCAAGCGCTCCGTGTCAGCCGCGGAGGGCCTGGACCGCGGCTTCGAGCCGCTTGCCGAAGTCACCGTCCGCCTGACGGAAGTTGTTGATCGCACGCTCGACGATGTCGTCGCGGGAGACCTTGGCGATGAAGCCGGACAGGTTCTCGATCAGACGGGACTTCTCGTCCTCCGAGTACAGGCGGTAGAGGTTGCCCGCCTGGACGAAGTCGTCGTCCTCGCTGTGGACGGCGGCGGCGTGGTTGCCCGTGCCGCCGGTCACGTCGATGGGCTGCCACAGCGGGCGGTCCGTCTGGTGCGGGCCCCCGAAGCTGTTCGGCTCGT
Coding sequences within:
- a CDS encoding DMT family transporter is translated as MAWLLVVVAGLLETGFAVCLKLSHGFTRLWPTVAFACFALGSFGLLTLALKKLDVGPAYAVWTGIGAAGTAIYGMVFLGDLVSTLKLVSISLVILGVIGLQLSGSAH
- a CDS encoding TetR/AcrR family transcriptional regulator; protein product: MPAARESLLEAAGAALSARPWPDVRMVDVAAAAGVSRQTLYNEFGGKAGLGRALVRREADRYLDGVDRALSAPAQAAERLAAVAEWIVRAARAQPLVRALLTGAWDAGLPAAGGRAPGPGELARAVRDRAAAALTPGEGPQRCELAVRLALSYVIAPGEEPGPGELRRLLSAPTRTTGAR
- the hisN gene encoding histidinol-phosphatase, translating into MPEYDDDLRLALELADAADAATMERFRALDLQVETKPDMTPVSEADKAAEEIVRAGITAARPDDAILGEEYGLKGSGPRRWVVDPIDGTKNYVRGVPVWATLISLMAQDPDGEFRPVVGVVSAPALGRRWWATRGGGAYAGGALGETSAIGVSKVGGLGDASFAYSSLSGWEEQGRLAGFLDLTRACWRTRGYGDFWPYMMVAEGSLDLCAEPELNLWDMAAIAVVVQEAGGRFTSLDGVDGVHGGNAAASNGLLHEEMLDLLRPRA
- a CDS encoding CBS domain-containing protein gives rise to the protein MLVRDAMSTVILTLGPAHTLRQAACLMSGRRVGAAVVLDPDHSGIGILTERDILNSIGAGHDPDRESVGAHTTNNVVFCTPEATVQEAAEAMAHGGFRHLIVLEHGGPVGIVSVRDVIRCWVPARRTVAA